The DNA region CCCCTATGGGACCTGTCAATGCTCCAAGTTTAGTAACCATGATCTCAGGTATAGGTGGAAAAGCATGAAGATTAACAATCCTTCTTACAGGTTCTAAAAGGAGTTCTCCCGCCTTAGACAATCCCCCTGCAATTATGATTATTTCTGGATTAAAAAGATTTATAAGATTAGCTATGCCAATCCCCAAATAGGTTCCCATCTCCTCAAAAATATTTAAAATAAATCTATCCCCACTTTTTCCTGCCTCTATTATCTCATCTAATATTTCATCTTTTGTTTTATTTTCAATATTTACCTTGGTATACGCATTTTTTTGTATACCTTCAAAAACCTTTTCATATAGAACTTGGGTAGAGACATAAGTTTCCAAACATCCATAACTACCACATTTACATTTTTTGCCATTTCTTTCTATTACTGTGTGTCCAAACTCTCCAGCTCTATCATTAGGACCTCTGTACAACTTTCCATCAAGTACAAAACCCGCACTCACGCCACTTCCAACCCTTACACATATGATATTATCCTTTCCAATCCCTGCTCCATACCACATCTCTCCATAGGTAACTGCCTTTATTATATGCTCAATAAAAAGGGGATAATCTTTAATATATTGTCCTAAATACTCTTTTATGTTTATATTTCTCCAACCAAGATTTGGAGAAAAAATACATACCCCTTCTTTTCTATTTATGGTTCCTGGAACTGCAACCCCTACTCCAATTATCTCCTCTTTATTCACATCTTCTATAAGAGATCTATAAACATTCACCACACTACCCAGGACCTCGTTTACATCAGTAGTATTTAAATTTATTACCTTGCTTTTTAAAATCTTCCCAGAAAGAGCCATAAGTATTCCTGTTATTTTGTCTTTTTCAATCTCTATACCTATAGGGTAATATCCTGTTTCATTTAAAGTAAGTTCTATAGGTCTTCTTCCTACCTTAGTGACTTTAGCAGGGGTCTCTTTAACTATGCCCACATTTATTAAATTTTCCACAATACTAGAAACAGCTGAAGGACTTAATTTTGTAATCTTAGAAATATCATAACGGGAGATAGGTCCCATTCTCCTTATAGTATCCAAAACAAGAGAAACATTTGTCATTCTCATACTTTTAATATTTACCGGCTTCAATTCTCCTACCTCCAAATACTCATAATTTTTTTTAGTACTAAAAAATTATATTATTAACATAAAACCAAAGTCAATTGTATAATATATAAAAAATACAAAAGAGGAGAAACATGGACAAGAAATTAATTATGATTCTTGAAAAAATGCAAAAAAACGAGATCACTGAATACTTTGTATACAAAAAGCTCTCTGAGTGGGAAAGAGACGAGAGGAATAAGAAAATCTTTTTAGAAATTGCTGAGGATGAATTAAAGCATTTCAATCAACTTAAAGATTATACCAAGAAAGATTTAAAACCAGATAAAATAAAGATTTTCCTTACTTTATTCCTTACCAAAATATTGGGATTCACTTTCACTACAAAACTTATGGAAAGGGGAGAAGATAGAGCTATAGAAGGTTACAGCGATCTTCTATCTTCTCTCCCCAATATAAACAAAATCATAGAAGAAGAAAAAACTCATGAGCAAAAACTATTAGAAATCCTCGACGAAGAGAGATTACATTATGTGGGATCTATAGTCTTAGGTCTTTCTGATGCATTGGTAGAATTGACTGGAACTTTGGCAGGCTTAACTTTTGCCTTTCAAAACAATAAACTTATATCTCTTTCAGGACTTGTTACCGGAATTTCAGCGGCTCTTTCCATGGCTGGATCAGAGTATTTATCTACTAAAGCTGAAAGTTCTGAGAGAAACCCTCTAAAAGCAGCTATTATTACAGGCATAACCTATATCATAACAGTAATAATATTGATTTTTCCTTACTTACTCACACCTAACTATGCCTTGTCTCTTGTATTGGCTTTAGTTTCTTCCATACTATTAGTGTTGATTTTTAATTACTATATTTCAGTGGCAAAAGACTTAGATTTTAAGAAAAGATTTGTCGAAATGTCCATCATAATATTCTCAGTATCCTTTATAAGTTTTGCTATTGGATTAATCATCAAAAGAGTTCTTGGGATAAATTTAGATTAAAAAGGGGAAGCCTATGCTTCCCCTACTAAACTTAATCTTGGTTTACACCTTCCACTAACACAATATTTATCCTTAAAGTGAGAAACAAATTCTTCTCTGAAATACTTAACTGCAGAACTTACAGGAAGATAAACCGATTGCCCTAAGGGACAAAAAGAGGTATCTTTCATAACTAAACTTATATTAACCATCTCATCCAAATCCTCTTCTGTCCCTTCAAGAGACGCAAATCTTTCAATTATCTCCACAAGTCTCTTAGTACCTACTCTACAAGGGGTACATCTGCCACAGGACTCATGTTTAAAGAACCTCAAAATACTCTTAAGCATATCCACAATACAAGCCCCATCGCTCATCACTAAAATAGCTCCAGAACCAAGAACCGCCTTATATTCCTTAAGATTTTCAAAATCCATTTTTACATCAAGCATCTCTTCCCCTAAAAAAGCTCCTGCAGCTCCTCCTACTAATGCACACTTAAATTTTCCACCATTCTTAATTCCACCGCCATATTGGAAGATAATGTCTCTTAAAGGAGTCCCCATTTCCACCTCAATCAGTCCTGCATTGACCACATCACCAAGAATGGTATAAACTTTTGTACCTGGACACTTCTCCGTTCCAAACTGCCTAAACCATTTAGCCCCATTCCTTATAATATCAGGCACATTTGCCAAAGTTTCCACATTATTAACTACCGTAGGCTTATTTCTCAAGCCTTGAGATACGGGATAAGGAGGTTTTATGCGAGGAATGCCCCTTTTGCCTTCTAAGGACTCAATTAAAGCTGTCTCTTCTCCACAAATATAAGCGCCTGCTCCTTTTCTTACCTCTATATCAAAGGAAAAATTAGTGCCCAATATGTTCTCTCCTAAGAGTCCATATTCTCTTGCTGTATTTATGGCTTTTTGCATTCTCTCAATGGAAAGCTTATACTCCCCCCTTATATAGATATAACCCTTTTTAGCTCCCACAGCATAACCTGCTATGGTCATCGCCTCCACGATTCTAAAAGGATCACCTTCAAGAATCAATCTATCCTTAAAAGTTCCAGGCTCACCCTCATCAGCATTACATACAACATATTTTTCGTCAGATGGTATTTTATAAGTAAACTCCCACTTTAGCCCTGCAGGAAACCCTGCCCCACCTCTACCTCTAAGTCCTGATTCTTTTATCTCTTTTATAACATCTTCAGGGGTCATCTCTGAAAGAGCCTTTGAAAGTCCTTCAAATCCACCATTTGCAATATACTCTTCAATACTCTCAGGATTTATAACTCCACTATTCCTCAATACTATTCTTACTTGCCTTCGTGTGAGCCCAATCTCTTCTTTGGTTACTAAAGTTGGCATAGACACTCCTTCAATCATAAGTCTCTTTAAGGGCCTTCCTTTAATAAAATGCTCTTCTACGAGCTCTGGTACATCTTCTAATTTTACATTTCCATAATAAATTCCCTCAGGATAAACCACCATAACCACACCTTTACCAATAATTCCCAAGGGTCCTGTTTCAATAACTGCTATCTCTTTATCTAATCCCCTTTGCTTAAGTTCTCTTATTAACGCTTCTTCCACCTCTTTTGCTCCCGCAAGGAGAGTATTAGCGTCTATAGATATAAGCACATGGCTTCTCGCTATACTCATAAATTCCCCCTCTTTTCCTCTAAGATTTTGTCTATCTTTTCAAAGGTAAGATTACCATATACCTCATCATTAATCATCATGGCAGGAGCCACAGCACATACCCCAAGACAGCTGGTAACTTCTAAAGTAAATACCCTATCTTCGGTCGTCTCTCCAACTTTAATATTTAATTTTCTCTCTAAATACTCAAGTAGAGACTCTGATCCCACTAAGTGACATGGAGGAGAGTCACAAAGTCTTATTACATATCTTCCTCTGGGTTTTAAGCTAAACATGGAATAAAAGGATGCAACTCCCTCCACATAACTTACAGGAAGCTCCAAATACTCCGCACAGGCTTTTATATCTTCTGGGGTAAGATAATTGTAAGGATTGTTATTTTGCAGTTCATGGAGAATCTCAATAATATAGTCTGGATCCCTAGGAAAGGACTCTAAGATTTCCTGTCGAGTTTTCATTTTTTAAGCCCCCCCCAAATTATAAATCTTTTTTTATCTTTTAAATAGTGTAAAAAATAACGATTTACTCTGTCAAGATTTTTCTTCAACCTCTTCCTTGATAATCCCAATCATTATTTCTGCTAAAAAAGGATCAAACTGGGTACCTTTATTTTTCTCTATCTCTTGAATTGCTTCTTTTAAACTTAAAGCCTTTTTATATGGCCTTTCTGCAGTCATAGCCTCAAAAGCATCAGCAACAGCAATTATCCTTGACTCAAGGGGAATATTTTCTCCTGAAAGCCCATCAGGATATCCTTTTCCGTCCCACCTCTCATGATGATGCCTAACTATTTTTCCCAGATCCTTCAACTCTTCCACTTGAGAAAGAATTTCTTCACTTTTTACAGGATGTATTTTTACAAATTCGTACTCGTCCTCTGTAAACCTGCCATTCTTATTAAGAAGGTTCTGAGGAATGTAAATTTTTCCAATATCATGAACAAGGGAAGCCCAATAAACCCTTTTAATTCTCTCCCTATCAAGACCAATCCTCTCGGCTATCTTCACCGCATACCTTGCTACCCTTTCTGAATGTCCTTGAGTATATCTATCATAATACTCCAGAGTTTTCACTAAAACAGTAATTAATTTTGTTAAATAAATTTCTCTCTCCTTTAAATAGCTCCTAAAAAAATAAAAAATTGATATGGTATTTGTAAACTTTTCTATCAGTTCTATATCAAATTCATCAAAATTTTCCTTACTATCCTCAGGAATATCAAGG from Dictyoglomus turgidum DSM 6724 includes:
- a CDS encoding VIT1/CCC1 transporter family protein → MDKKLIMILEKMQKNEITEYFVYKKLSEWERDERNKKIFLEIAEDELKHFNQLKDYTKKDLKPDKIKIFLTLFLTKILGFTFTTKLMERGEDRAIEGYSDLLSSLPNINKIIEEEKTHEQKLLEILDEERLHYVGSIVLGLSDALVELTGTLAGLTFAFQNNKLISLSGLVTGISAALSMAGSEYLSTKAESSERNPLKAAIITGITYIITVIILIFPYLLTPNYALSLVLALVSSILLVLIFNYYISVAKDLDFKKRFVEMSIIIFSVSFISFAIGLIIKRVLGINLD
- the nuoF gene encoding NADH-quinone oxidoreductase subunit NuoF; this translates as MSIARSHVLISIDANTLLAGAKEVEEALIRELKQRGLDKEIAVIETGPLGIIGKGVVMVVYPEGIYYGNVKLEDVPELVEEHFIKGRPLKRLMIEGVSMPTLVTKEEIGLTRRQVRIVLRNSGVINPESIEEYIANGGFEGLSKALSEMTPEDVIKEIKESGLRGRGGAGFPAGLKWEFTYKIPSDEKYVVCNADEGEPGTFKDRLILEGDPFRIVEAMTIAGYAVGAKKGYIYIRGEYKLSIERMQKAINTAREYGLLGENILGTNFSFDIEVRKGAGAYICGEETALIESLEGKRGIPRIKPPYPVSQGLRNKPTVVNNVETLANVPDIIRNGAKWFRQFGTEKCPGTKVYTILGDVVNAGLIEVEMGTPLRDIIFQYGGGIKNGGKFKCALVGGAAGAFLGEEMLDVKMDFENLKEYKAVLGSGAILVMSDGACIVDMLKSILRFFKHESCGRCTPCRVGTKRLVEIIERFASLEGTEEDLDEMVNISLVMKDTSFCPLGQSVYLPVSSAVKYFREEFVSHFKDKYCVSGRCKPRLSLVGEA
- a CDS encoding ROK family transcriptional regulator; translation: MKPVNIKSMRMTNVSLVLDTIRRMGPISRYDISKITKLSPSAVSSIVENLINVGIVKETPAKVTKVGRRPIELTLNETGYYPIGIEIEKDKITGILMALSGKILKSKVINLNTTDVNEVLGSVVNVYRSLIEDVNKEEIIGVGVAVPGTINRKEGVCIFSPNLGWRNINIKEYLGQYIKDYPLFIEHIIKAVTYGEMWYGAGIGKDNIICVRVGSGVSAGFVLDGKLYRGPNDRAGEFGHTVIERNGKKCKCGSYGCLETYVSTQVLYEKVFEGIQKNAYTKVNIENKTKDEILDEIIEAGKSGDRFILNIFEEMGTYLGIGIANLINLFNPEIIIIAGGLSKAGELLLEPVRRIVNLHAFPPIPEIMVTKLGALTGPIGAASEVIEETLLKKIFEKTEE
- the nuoE gene encoding NADH-quinone oxidoreductase subunit NuoE yields the protein MKTRQEILESFPRDPDYIIEILHELQNNNPYNYLTPEDIKACAEYLELPVSYVEGVASFYSMFSLKPRGRYVIRLCDSPPCHLVGSESLLEYLERKLNIKVGETTEDRVFTLEVTSCLGVCAVAPAMMINDEVYGNLTFEKIDKILEEKRGNL